The following nucleotide sequence is from Cercospora beticola chromosome 2, complete sequence.
TGATGTGCACGATGTTGAAGCCTCCGTCGTGGCGTTCACGGTGGGTGATGACACCAACACGACCCATGTTACGACCACCAGTGGCCATGGCGATCACACCAGTGTCGAAGCGGATGAAGTCATCGATCTTGCCTGTTGGATGTGTTAGAGGCTGTGCGGGATTGCAGCAAATTCTCGACTTTGTACTCACCAGTCTCGAGGTTGATCTTGACGGTGTCGTTGACTCGGATGGCCGGGTCTGGGTAGCGGATACTATTTATCCCGTCAGCATCGGGGTGGATCTACCAAAGCTTTGGAACGACTGAATGACGATCGAGCCGTAAGGTCGAGACTTACGTGCGCGCGTCGTGCGTAACCAAGAATGGGATGCCGCCCTTGCCCAGTTGTACTCTCTTGACCTTGCCCAATTTGTATGAAGCCTCCTCATCAGTGATGCGGTGCACGGTGAAGCGACCCTTGGTGTCGTAGACGAGGCGGAAGTTCTCGCCAGTCTTCTCGATGGAGATCACGTCCATGAAGCCGGCTGGGTAGGTAGGATCGGTTCGGACCTTGCCATCGACCTTGATCAGGCGCTGCATGACAATGGCCTTGGTCTCGCGGCCATTGAGGGCGTACTTCAGACTGTGCGAAGAATGCTGTCAGTATGCCGCCGCCTTCGCTTCACCTCGCTCTCCTTCAGCAGATATCGTACCGGTTGCGAATGAAGACGATCAAAGGCATGCAGTCGCGCAGCTTGTGCGGACCAGGCGAGGCCTTGGGCGCATAGCTACCGCTGAGCTTGTCGAGCAGCCAGTGCGATGGCGCTGACAGACGCTTCTGGTGCTTCTTTGGTCCTCTACCCATTTTGTCGTTTGGCGAAGGGTGGTTGTGTCGTCGCTGAACGGGGAGTGGAAGCAATCAGGAGAGCAGAAATGTTCGCGGCGGCAGGACGAATTGACCGCGCTAGTGGGCGTGTGGTCTTGGCTCGCTTCGTCGGCCAATCAGAGCACATCATGACGACCTCCGAAAATGAGAAGCACGACGCGCCGCAACACAGCACACTCCAGTTCACTTCTTTCTCAGCTCTGGCAACTTGATCGTAGTTGCAGCTCTGTAAGACTGTACTGTTGCTTCTGTTGCATTCGGTACAGAGGCGGTCTTGTTTTGGAACATTTGACCCTGCTGGAGTCGTTTCAAGCCCTTTCAACCTCGCGTCGCTCTGTCCGGCACGTACACGCACTTATACCGCACTGATGCATTCGTCGATATGCTTGGTCTGAACAAGAGAGCTTGAGAGTGGTGCTTTCGTTGCCCTGTCCGCTGCGCGATCTGGGGCCTTGTCCGAGCCGAGCCAACAGCGAATGCACGTCATCGAACTCAACTTCATGCCATTGAGCTTTCACTGCAGGAACTCCTCTTCCATTTGCCCTGCTTTGCGTACACGAGCTGACAACAGACACGATGGCTGGGAGCCAGCACAAGCTAACCACCTTCTATTTTGACACTTCTTCCAAGGCCTTTTCGGAGAAGACTGTCACCAAGAGTCTGAGCCACAACGACGTGCTCATCAAAACCACGCACTCAGGTATCTGCTTCACCGACGTACATGCCAAGGACAAAGAATGCGGACTCGGTCATGAGGGTGTAGGCGAAATTGTCGACGTCGGCCCTGCGGTCAAACATCTGAAGCCGGGTAACCGAGTTGGCTGGGGCTGGCTACACACATCCTGCGGGCACTGTTCCACATGCGTCACTGGCTACAGGCAGTATTGCTCCGAGGCTCGTGGTTTCGCCTTTTCGGACCTGGATCAGGGAGCCTTCAGCGATTACCGGATCATCGACTCCGATTTCGCGTACTTGCTGCCAAGCAGCATATCTTCTGTGGATGCGGCTCCATTGATGTGCGCCGGCGCCTCAGTTTACGAGGCTCTTGATGCAGCTGAGACTAAGTCGAATGACAGGGTCGGTGTGGTGGGCATCGGCGGTCTGGGCCATTGTGCTATTTTGTTTGCAAAGGCCATGGGTTGTGCTGTGACGGCCATCTCCAGTGGTGATCGCAAGCGACAAGATGCTTTTGCACTCGGTGTAGAAGAGTTCCGCGATGCTACCAAGATCTCGGAAGCATATACAGCTGAAGCCTTCCGGAGTCGACATGACCCGCAGCCTGCCAACATCAACGTACTTCTCATCACTTCGAACGCTGTACCCAAGTTGGAATCTGTGCTTCCATTGTTGGCGCGTCGAGCCACGATTGTGTTGATGACCATACAAATGGAGCCTCTGGAAGTACCTTACATGCAGTTCGTGCTGCCAGGACACCGTCTAATAGCATCCACTGAAGCCTCACGCGAGACTCATGTTAAGATGCTGGAGTTTGCAGAACGCATGCGCATCAAGCCGTGGACGGAGGTCTTCGATATGACTGCAGACGGAGTGTCGCAAGCCTTCGCAAAGCTAGAGCAAGGTGACATGCGCTATCGTGGAGTCCTTGCGAGGCCGTGAGCGTCCATCTGACGATCTGAACATGCGAGCCTTATATCTGGATGCTCGGAATGCCAAGATTCTGATGCACTGAAGATTTTGGACTTATTGAATTTGAGGCCACTTGAGGACGTGAAAATTTTCAAAGCCAAGTGCGCATACCGAACGATGTCTATTCGTCCATGTACGCCGACCACAAAACCTACCAGGTTTCCTCCTGTCTTCGCAGCAATATAAACCACAGCCTCGCTGCTCTCCCACTTCTACGTACACAACAAACTCACCCACCAACCACACTCTATCATTCCACCGAAATCTTGCACTCCGAGGCAGCTAATTCACCAGTGGACTATAGAGCACTATCTCTCGAACAATCATGAATTCTTCGCGCCGTATCTTCAAAGCGTACGACAAGCTCCAGGAGGGCAAGAGACGGGGGCGGGATCGAACCCCAAGGCTCTGCATGAGCAGCTCGCCTGATGTGTTTCCAGATCAGCACGGTTCAGCACAAGTAACCACCTCAAGTGGCTGCTCTGAGCTCTGGGACGACATCTGCGACTTTTGGACACTGCTGACCACCCCGAGACGATCATCTTACGGACGATACACGCCTACTTGGAGGGTCCTACTGGCGACTCTATACAACACTCCACAGCACTGCTTATAGCGATGCTGATGCTCCGTGAAGAGATATTACCCAGCGGATGATTGACAAACGCTCCGAATTAGAGAGATGGCGAAAGCCGTCACAGCGCGGCCGGAGCGCGCGTACTCAAAAGAGAATATAAGGTCAGCGGCGGCAGTGATCGATGTATCTGGATCTGTGGTTCGGAAGCGTGGGTTGTGCTTGCAACTTGCTTTCCGCGCAAATCTGCCTTAGATGGTATGGAGAGGCTGTGGAATTTCACCAAAAGTTGAGAGAATTGCGCTCAGGCAGAGGATGACATGACAATCAATAACGCGAGCTTCCAGGACTTCAAAAGCATGCATGTAGCGGCAATCATCGGCGCCTTTAGCCCTATTCCATAGCAAGTATTCGTGATGTTTCTGAAGCCTTTCGACAATTCATTGTCTATCTTCCATTGCGATTTATAGCTCTGTGCACCGCATGCCCCGCGAGACCATGTCACGTTCTCATAGGCTCTCTAAGCGATCCAGAAGTATGCAGTGTAGCCTAGATACGTGGCATACGCCAGCCTGCAAGAACTCGAATACTGGCGGCCTCCGTTGAAGTTCCAATGGGCGCTGTTCCCAGCACACCATAACTTTAGGGCCTTCATGAACTCAGCCTTGTCGGAAGAGGCTGTACGTCAGGAGATTCGAGCCAGCTAGATATTATGGTCACCGACTGTCCAAGAGACATTCTCAGGCACGGCACGAAATTTCAGTAAGCCTGACCATCGCCCTTGTTCTTCCTCTCTCTTTCTTAATTTTGGACGATTGTGAATACTTCAGTTGCCTTGAAGCTCGACTATggaacagcatcagcagcgagACGAAGTCGAATGGCCGTCAGAATACTCGGATACAGAGCGTGCGGCGCTAGAGCGATACCTGGACCATGTCAGAGACCAACAGAAACGCGATTTGGAAGCACTCCAGAAGCAGAGGCCCTGGTATGACAGGAACATTCAACATGGACACCGCACGGAGACAGAACGCTATCCATATGACAGAGTTGAAAGCAACCGTGACACAGCGTTGCGCATCATAAATTCTACCAGTGAGGCGCCGTTGATCATAGAGGAAGATGTTCAAGAGGCAGTACTTGCTCCGAGGCACCCAATCGAGAAAATGAGTCCTC
It contains:
- the RPS4 gene encoding 40S ribosomal protein eS4, translated to MGRGPKKHQKRLSAPSHWLLDKLSGSYAPKASPGPHKLRDCMPLIVFIRNRLKYALNGRETKAIVMQRLIKVDGKVRTDPTYPAGFMDVISIEKTGENFRLVYDTKGRFTVHRITDEEASYKLGKVKRVQLGKGGIPFLVTHDARTIRYPDPAIRVNDTVKINLETGKIDDFIRFDTGVIAMATGGRNMGRVGVITHRERHDGGFNIVHIKDAIDNEFATRESNVFVIGREKPWISLPKGKGVKLTIAEERDRRRAYALAGH
- a CDS encoding uncharacterized protein (antiSMASH:Cluster_7~SMCOG1040:alcohol dehydrogenase), whose translation is MAGSQHKLTTFYFDTSSKAFSEKTVTKSLSHNDVLIKTTHSGICFTDVHAKDKECGLGHEGVGEIVDVGPAVKHLKPGNRVGWGWLHTSCGHCSTCVTGYRQYCSEARGFAFSDLDQGAFSDYRIIDSDFAYLLPSSISSVDAAPLMCAGASVYEALDAAETKSNDRVGVVGIGGLGHCAILFAKAMGCAVTAISSGDRKRQDAFALGVEEFRDATKISEAYTAEAFRSRHDPQPANINVLLITSNAVPKLESVLPLLARRATIVLMTIQMEPLEVPYMQFVLPGHRLIASTEASRETHVKMLEFAERMRIKPWTEVFDMTADGVSQAFAKLEQGDMRYRGVLARP